The following proteins come from a genomic window of Malus sylvestris chromosome 4, drMalSylv7.2, whole genome shotgun sequence:
- the LOC126619846 gene encoding polyketide synthase 5 translates to MVTVEEVRKAQRAEGPATVMAIGTATPSNCVDQATYPDYYFRITNSEHKVELKEKFQRMCDKSMIKKRYMYLTEEILKENPSVCEYMAPSIDARQDMVVVEVPKLGKEAATKAIKEWGQPKSKITHLVFCTTSGVDMPGADYQLTKLLGLRPSVKRLMMYQQGCFAGGTVLRLAKDLAENNKGARVLVVCSEITAVTFRGPSDTHLDSLVGQALFGDGAAAVIIGADPVPEVEKPLFELVSAAQTILPDSDGAIDGHLREVGLTFHLLKDVPGLISKNIEKSLNEAFKPIGISDWNSLFWIAHPGGPAILDQVEAKLALKPEKLEATRQVLSDYGNMSSACVLFILDEVRRKSAEKGLKTTGEGLEWGVLFGFGPGLTVETVVLHSVGLTA, encoded by the exons ATGGTTACAGTCGAGGAAGTTCGCAAGGCTCAACGGGCGGAGGGTCCAGCCACAGTCATGGCCATCGGGACAGCAACTCCTTCCAACTGTGTGGATCAGGCTACCTACCCCGACTACTACTTTCGTATCACCAACAGCGAGCACAAGGTTGAGCTCAAAGAAAAATTCCAGCGCATGT GCGACAAATCTATGATCAAGAAACGTTATATGTACTTGACTGAAGAAATTTTAAAAGAGAACCCAAGTGTGTGCGAGTACATGGCTCCTTCAATTGATGCAAGGCAGGACATGGTGGTTGTGGAAGTCCCAAAACTTGGCAAAGAGGCTGCCACCAAAGCCATCAAGGAATGGGGACAGCCCAAGTCCAAAATCACCCACTTGGTCTTTTGCACCACCAGCGGTGTCGACATGCCTGGCGCCGACTACCAACTCACCAAGCTCTTGGGCCTCCGCCCCTCCGTCAAGCGCCTCATGATGTACCAGCAAGGGTGCTTCGCCGGTGGGACGGTCCTCCGTTTGGCCAAGGACTTGGCCGAAAACAACAAGGGTGCACGTGTTCTTGTTGTGTGCTCTGAGATCACCGCGGTTACCTTCCGTGGGCCTAGTGACACCCACCTTGATAGTCTTGTGGGCCAAGCTTTGTTTGGCGACGGTGCAGCGGCCGTAATCATTGGTGCGGATCCAGTGCCCGAAGTCGAGAAGCCCTTGTTTGAATTGGTGTCGGCGGCACAAACCATTCTCCCCGACAGTGATGGGGCTATCGACGGACATCTCCGTGAAGTAGGGCTTACATTTCACCTTCTCAAGGATGTTCCCGGGCTTATTTCGAAGAACATCGAAAAGAGCCTTAATGAGGCTTTCAAGCCTATTGGGATTTCGGACTGGAACTCACTCTTCTGGATTGCACACCCAGGTGGCCCTGCTATTCTGGACCAAGTAGAGGCCAAGTTGGCATTGAAGCCGGAGAAACTAGAAGCAACAAGGCAAGTGTTGTCGGATTACGGTAACATGTCGAGTGCTTGTGTGCTTTTTATTTTGGACGAGGTCAGGAGGAAGTCCGCCGAGAAAGGACTCAAAACGACCGGGGAGGGACTGGAGTGGGGTGTGCTTTTCGGATTTGGGCCCGGCCTCACGGTGGAGACCGTCGTGCTTCACAGCGTGGGTTTAACGGCTTGA